The DNA sequence TTTTGTTCTAATTAGATATTGTCCTTGGATTGGTTTCAGTTGGCTGCATTGTTCTGACTTATGCTACTTCCTTATTTTACTTTATCTAATGGTTAGCACAGTTATGTTGACATGGTGAACTGAAGAGTCAGCATTTACTCGGTTGATGTCTTGAGCACTCAAACATCTTCACTCACTGTTTCAGGTGGTCTATGCTGATGTTTATATGcttgatgatgaaatgaaatgGAAAGTGTTACCTCCTATGCCGAAACCAAACTCTCACGTAGAGTGTGCTTGGGTAGTTCTCAACAATTCAATTATCATCACTGGCGGTACAACAGAAAAGAACCCAATCACCAAAAGGATGATCCTCGTCGGGGAGATCTTCCAATTTCATTTGGACTCGATGGTATTAATCTTCTCCTATCATCATTAAGACCAAAAACCAGCATATATGCATCACGTTGATAATGAATCATTCCTATGCTATCACTTGCACCACTTTAGTCTTACTTGTGgtacaaatttgaaagtttaTGCTTGCTCTTTTGTTACAGACATGGTCAGTGATTGGGAGGCTTCCATACCGAGTAAAAACCACATTAACTGCTTTTTGGGATGGCTACTTGTATTTTACATCCGGGCAGCGAGACAGAGGACCAGATAATCCACAGCCAAGACAGGTGGTTAAAGATATGTTTAGGACCAAATTGAGCTTGTAGAGTTGTAGTCCAATTGCTTTCTAACAGTATTTGTGATCTTCTTTTTCACCTTCTTAGTTAAGAAGGGGCAATTTTATCGATTCTTTTTACCTTTACCTATATAGTTATTTAATGATTTTACATGTACATCGTGTAAAGCAATCAAATTCGCTAATCAGTTTAGTTTCTGTTAGAACCTTGGCAACTGTACTGATACATATGTTTGGTATTCCAAGCTATTTCTCACGGAAATCTCTTGGCCAGTAGCTGTAACTATTATACTTTACAATTTCTTTACTCAGATTGTTCACTTTTCCagtttcattttggttttggtttcctATTTGGGTTGGGATCGTTTTCCAAATAATTCAAGGTTTGATGCTGAAGCCTAAGTCCGCCCACTTGGAGAAGGCAAGTTCGAATAAGTCAAGCAAGACCATTAGTGAAGAGAAAGCAATATGGAGCAGAGACTTGACCTAAAACGCTGCAGCTACAGCAGCAGCTTACCACAAACCATAGCCAACACGGAAGATATCCTTACAGAAATCCTTGTGCGTTTGCCTGATCGACCTCTGGTTCGATTCAAATGCGTCTCCAAGCATTGGCTCTCTCTTATCTCTGACCCTAACTTCTGTCATCGCCACACCCTTAGGAACCCCCACTCCATCTCCGCCGTCTTTACTAAATCATCCACTGGCTTGTATTTCGTCCCTCTTGATCTTGATCATGATGTTAGTAGTACTAGTAACCACGGAAACCAAAAGCTATCTGGTTCTGCAGGGTCTGGTAAACCCACCTGCAATCCTCTTAACTTCGTTCCAACCCTATATGACACCGTGATTATCCAGTCCTGCAATGGCCTTTTCTTGTGCTGTCCCAATCCTCCAATAATTAACAGTCCATATTATGTTCTCAATCCCACAACCAACTAGTTCTCCACACTTATTCCTCCAGCTGCTGCTGCCGCTACTACACATCAACGCCGTGTCTTCGGTTAGGCTTTGGCTTTTGACCCTTCCAAATCACCTCATTACAATGTGGTATTGCTTTGGAGCGTTAATGAACCAGAAGATGACTATTGCCCTTATTTTCACATAGAGATATATTCTTTTGAGACTCAAAGTTGGAGACTTCTAGATTCCTCTTTCATTAGGGCAGGTAATGTCAGCTATGATGAAGGGGTATACTGCAATGGCGCTGTTCATTGGGTAGGCATGGATAGTGAGATGTCGTACTATCACCTAGATGAAGAGCGTGTTGGATTTGTTAATGGTTCTCCTACGCCTTCGGAGAAGAATTTATTTTGGAGGTATTTTTGGGAGTCTCATGGTGGTGGCCATTTGCATCTTATTGATATGTATCGGCCTAATCTTACTGCATTTGAAGTGTTGGAGATGGGGAGAGACTACTCTGGTTGGTTTGTCAAGTACCGTGTTGATCTGGATCCCATATTCTCTACTTACCCGCAGCTTCCATGGTATTTTATTGTTGCTCTCTTTATTGCTCGAGAGGAAACTGAAGGAGAGGAAAGTTCATCTTTGTTGCTGCATATTCCTGGTAAAGTCATCTCTTATAATCTTAGGAGCAATACTTTCAAATCTTTTGAGTTACCTCCTGAGGCCGGCGGTAATGATCCTTGTAACAGAGTTGGCCATCAAAATTTTTGGCTTGTGTTTGATTGAAGCTTGTGTGTGGTGGAAGTTGTTTATTTGCTTTTGGTCGTAACATTAAGAATTGTTAATTTGGGTTAATTTGGTGtcagaaaaattatatttactCATGTGAAGCACAGTTGTCATCATTCTAATAACTATGAATTTAGTTTCATTTCCATTGCTTATTTCAGTATGGATCAATTGCTACTTTTGTTCTACCTACCTAGGCTATTGTCGATGTCATGCAATAGAATGAtgtaaataaatacaaatttgaACACCAAAGGACTGCACATATATCTATTAAAGTTCAGCATATCTGTCAAAGTTAACTGTGGGGAAATTGCACTTCGTTTGAAGCTTTTAGCTAATCTGTTCACCTATCAAATCCAAACCTACAACAAGCTAGATATGACAGCCTTGGAAAAGCAAGAAATATAAGTAAACTCCTTGTGCTGAGAGGAATCTTCTTGCTGATGCAGTGAGTAGGAGCAAAGCAAGAGCAAGCTCCTTCCTGTAGATcccatttttcttcttgttcttcttcttgggAGGTGCTGCAACTTCTTTTGGCATGGTGAACTGAAGAGTTGTCATTTACTTATTTAGTTGATGTCTTAAGCACTCGCACATCTTATAGCCTCAGTTCTCTCACTGTTTCAGGTGGTTTATGCTCTGATATTACTTGTAATGTATGCATGCTCCGCGCAATCAAATTTGATAAACAGTTTAGTCTCTGGTGGCATGTTGGTAACTACTAATTATACATATATCCGTATAGTTCTTTCTCATGGAAGTCCTCTTGGCCAGTAGCTGTATCTTTTTATTTACAATATTGTTAATCAGATTGTTCACTTTTCCAGTTTCAGTTATAAACAGGACTCACCTGAACTCTCGGTCCTCTTCGTCTAATTGCTCTGCCTATTAATAACCTTGACCGACTAATGAACTATCAAGAAATGTCGTCTGgagtttttatttaaaattgaaaattcaaTTTTACAGATAGTCTTATTCCTAAGGTCGTATGAGTTATATTCATACGTCTTTTATCAACTGATTGTAACAGTACTTGAGATCTTCATTTTCACCTTCTCAGTTAAGGGTCAATTCTGTCGATTGATCTTTTACCTTTACCTAGATAGTTCAGTGGTTTTACATGTACATAGTGTATCAATACTGCGAGCAATCAAATTCACTAATCGGTTTAGTTTCTGATAGCAAGTTCGTAACTGTACTGATACACATGTTTGGTGTTCAAAGCTATTTCTCACATCTCTTGGCCAGTAGCTGTAACTATTGTACTTTACAATATCGTTACTCAGATTGTTCACTTTTCCAATTTCAGTTGTAAACAGTACTCACCCAAACATGGGTTGTGAACTATTGATGTTTTTGTGAATTCCTTTTTGGATATCAGGTTTTAGAGCAAGCACCAACAGACACCAGCAAACTAGGTTTGTGGTAATTTCCTGTCTTtaatttggatttggtttttgttttcagtttggGTTGGGATTGTTCTCCTTTGTTAATTAGGAGTCGAGGTTTGATGGCATTATATAAAGCCTAGTCCGCCCCGCCCTCTTGAAGAAGCTAAGTTTGAAGCAAAAAGAACAAGAGAGCAAATAAG is a window from the Rosa chinensis cultivar Old Blush chromosome 2, RchiOBHm-V2, whole genome shotgun sequence genome containing:
- the LOC121051370 gene encoding F-box protein At5g07610-like gives rise to the protein MEQRLDLKRCSYSSSLPQTIANTEDILTEILVRLPDRPLVRFKCVSKHWLSLISDPNFCHRHTLRNPHSISAVFTKSSTGLYFVPLDLDHDVSSTSNHGNQKLSGSAGSGNVSYDEGVYCNGAVHWVGMDSEMSYYHLDEERVGFVNGSPTPSEKNLFWRYFWESHGGGHLHLIDMYRPNLTAFEVLEMGRDYSGWFVKYRVDLDPIFSTYPQLPWYFIVALFIAREETEGEESSSLLLHIPGKVISYNLRSNTFKSFELPPEAGGNDPCNRVGHQNFWLVFD